From Vanacampus margaritifer isolate UIUO_Vmar chromosome 8, RoL_Vmar_1.0, whole genome shotgun sequence, a single genomic window includes:
- the r3hdm2 gene encoding R3H domain-containing protein 2 isoform X2 — translation MSVSLTPDIQKEGESGPLIEPCGRGKTSPQPQGPKEGTGEGPEPEDSSPQDVQKRASNHSHGRKRAKSNAKLKLVRSLAVCEESSGLFANDGPPESDIIQLHISCPSDKEEEKSSKDEYENEEKEKKDKAPRKMLSRDSSQEYTDSTGIDVHEFLVNTLKNNPRDRMMLLKLEQDILEFINDDNNQYKKFPQMTSYHRMLLHRVAAYFGMDHNVDQTGKAVIINKTGNTRIPEQRFSEHIKDERNMDFQKKFILKRDDASMDKDDNQIRVPLQDGRRSKSIEEREEEYQRVRDRIFARESSQNGYINDNRLSTEGYCSSSQKRRQIFRGNRDSSSRASSSRQSSTDSDMKCLEPRPWSSTDSDSSNRTLRPPVTKASSFSGISILTRGDSLGSNKGSQGSCKGSRSGLPLVSPDVCPPPVASQSSRSLLPCPTQQPQPQALTQTALLPTPQQHPMGNHIIAQPVASLQPSQPVSYSSPSCPQVLLPVSPPQQYTMGEELAPQFSQMTLSRQGSSENPEPPPLYQAPPTVLSQHPPPQTSYIMATTGQPMPPPSGYQPATAHPHPPPPPPPPSQTVMQAPPPQGYMQAPPPQQIQVSYYPPGQYPSSGQQYRVAQPISHQVSYPAQRTQPMPQPAQQSGLQTMMPSQQPSYQSMMGVQQPQNPALLNSQRAGIGSQMQSIMVQYPQMPSYQVPVGNESQQVVQQQYQQQVMVPVSQSVQGPMPVYYSVITPTQQNSTSPSVGYLQPASSEQYQITPSPSPCNPQQLQQQYSGVPPPGPGVMVMQLSVPNGPQPSQNPPLVQWNPCKYYSIEPRPSKPGELYKADNTPQASTQLTSPLTSPTQSPTPSPSGSVSSVCPGLGPLPLIPQFPRPGGTAPGDGRYSLLGQPLQYSLCPPQLMHGQSSYNSHQGQGVMKHGARGKKQTLKSASTDLGTTDVVVSRVLEVTDLPEGISRPDAEKLFNQLSLCGAKIQWLKEPHGGRGSCGPAGAAGMASGCIDPAHLYTVVAVFPSTMAAQSASFKLNNSAAGLFKLRAAKKNYDLRVLERASSQ, via the exons ATGTCAGTCAGCCTGACACCAGACATCCAAAAGGAGGGAGAGAGTGGGCCACTCATCGAGCCCTGCGGTCGAGGTAAGACCTCTCCTCAGCCGCAGGGCCCCAAGGAAGGCACAGGAGAGGGTCCGGAGCCTGAGGATAGCTCCCCACAGGATGTACAG AAACGGGCTTCTAACCACAGTCATGGCAGGAAAAGGGCCAAG TCTAATGCTAAACTGAAGCTGGTGAGAAGTCTGGCGGTATGTGAGGAATCTTCTGGTCTCTTCGCTAATGATGGCCCTCCAGAATCG GATATCATCCAGCTTCACATCAGCTGTCCGTCAGACAAGGAAGAGGAGAAGTCCTCCAAGGATGAGTATGAAAATgaagagaaggagaagaaggacaAAGCTCCACGGAAGATGTTGTCCCGCG ACTCCAGTCAGGAATACACTGACTCCACGGGTATCGACGTGCACGAGTTTCTGGTCAACACACTGAAAAACAATCCCAG GGATCGAATGATGCTGCTCAAACTAGAACAAGATATCCTGGAGTTCATTAATGACGACAA TAACCAGTACAAGAAGTTTCCTCAGATGACATCATATCACCGCATGCTGCTGCACCGTGTGGCCGCCTACTTTGGAATGGATCACAACGTGGATCAGACGGGCAAGGCGGTCATCATCAACAAGACGGGCAACACGCGCAT CCCCGAGCAAAGGTTCTCGGAACACATCAAGGATGAGCGCAACATGGACTTCCAGAAGAAATTCATTCTTAAGAGAGATGACGCCAGTATGGACAAGGATGATAATCAG ATCCGCGTGCCACTGCAGGACGGCCGGCGTAGCAAATCCATTGAGGAGCGAGAGGAAGAATATCAGCGGGTACGAGACCGGATCTTTGCCCGAGAA tcttcTCAGAATGGATACATCAACGACAACAG ACTTTCCACCGAGGGCTACTGCTCTAGCTCTCAAAAGAGGAGGCAGATCTTTAG AGGTAACCGCGATAGCTCCAGCCGGGCGTCCAGCAGTCGTCAGAGCAGCACGGACAGCGACATGAAATGCTTGGAGCCGCGGCCCTGGAGCAGCACCGACTCGGACAGCTCCAACCGCACGCTGCGGCCTCCCGTCACCAAGGCCAGCAGCTTCTCTGGCATCTCCATCCTGACCCGCGGGGACAGCCTCGGCAGCAACAAAGGCTCGCAGGGAAGCTGCAAAGGCTCTCGCTCCG GCCTGCCCCTAGTCAGTCCTGATGTGTGTCCCCCACCTGTAGCCTCCCAGTCCAGCCGTAGCCTGCTCCCCTGCCCAACTCAGCAGCCGCAGCCCCAGGCCCTGACTCAGACCGCCCTCCTGCCGACCCCGCAGCAACACCCCATGGGCAACCACATCATCGCTCAG CCCGTAGCATCTCTGCAGCCCTCTCAGCCTGTCTCCTACTCCAGCCCCTCCTGCCCCCAGGTTCTCCTGCCAGTTTCTCCTCCCCAGCAGTACACAATG GGAGAAGAACTGGCACCGCAGTTCAGCCAAATGACGCTAAGCCGCCAGGGCTCCAGCGAGAACCCCGAGCCGCCCCCCTTGTACCAGGCTCCTCCAACTGTCCTATCTCAGCACCCCCCTCCTCAAACCAGCTACATCATGGCGACCACCGGCCAACCCATGCCTCCTCCGTCTGGCTATCAGCCTGCCACGGCACATCCCCACCCTCCGCCTCCCCCGCCTCCTCCGTCTCAGACCGTCATGCAGGCGCCGCCCCCACAAGGCTACATGCAGGCACCTCCTCCCCAGCAG aTACAAGTTTCATATTACCCCCCTGGTCAATATCCCAGTTCAGGCCAGCAGTACCGTGTGGCCCAGCCCATATCCCACCAGGTGTCTTACCCTGCTCAGCGCACGCAGCCCATGCCTCAACCTGCACAGCAGTCAG GTCTGCAGACCATGATGCCCAGCCAGCAGCCCAGCTATCAAAGCATGATGGGGGTGCAGCAGCCGCAAAACCCTGCCCTGCTCAACTCGCAGAGAGCTGGCATCGGAAGTCAAATGCAAAGTATCATGGTGCAGTACCCGCAGATGCCATCCTATCAG GTGCCAGTGGGTAACGAGAGTCAGCAGGTGGTGCAGCAGCAGTACCAGCAGCAGGTGATGGTGCCTGTCAGCCAGTCGGTCCAGGGCCCCATGCCTGTTTACTACAGTGTTATCACGCCCACACAACAGAACAGCACAAG CCCATCAGTAGGCTACCTGCAGCCCGCCAGCTCTGAACAGTATCAAATCACACCATCACCGTCCCCCTGCAACCCACAACAGTTACAGCAGCAATATTCAG GAGTCCCGCCTCCTGGTCCCGGAGTCATGGTAATGCAGCTCAGCGTCCCTAATGGACCACAGCCCTCCCAGAATCCTCCACTGGTCCAGTGGAACCCATGCAAGTACTACAGCATCGAGCCAAGACCCAGCAAGCCGGGAGAGCTCTACAAAGCTGACAACACTCCACAG GCCAGCACCCAACTGACGAGTCCGCTGACCTCTCCAACTCAGTCTCCCACCCCGTCTCCCTCCGGCAGCGTCAGCAGCGTCTGTCCAGGCCTGGGACCATTACCCCTCATTCCCCAGTTTCCACGTCCAGGTGGGACGGCTCCAG GTGACGGACGCTACTCTCTACTGGGACAGCCCCTCCAGTACAGCCTGTGTCCTCCTCAGCTCATGCATGGCCAGTCGTCATACAACTCCCATCAG GGCCAAGGAGTCATGAAACACGGTGCACGAGGGAAGAAGCAAACGCTCAAATCTGCATCCACTGATCTCGGCACAACCGATGTTG TGGTGAGTCGCGTGCTGGAAGTAACGGACCTGCCCGAAGGGATTTCGCGTCCAGACGCCGAAAAGCTCTTCAACCAGCTGTCGCTGTGCGGCGCCAAGATCCAGTGGCTGAAGGAGCCTCATGGAGGCCGGGGGAGCTGCGGACCCGCCGGGGCCGCGGGCATGGCGAGCGGCTGCATTGACCCGGCCCACCTGTACACGGTGGTGGCCGTGTTCCCCAGCACCATGGCCGCACAGAGTGCTTCCTTCAAACTGAACAACAGCGCGGCAGGCCTCTTCAAACTGAGGGCCGCCAAAAAGAACTATGACCTGCGCGTGCTGGAGAGAGCCAGCTCTCAGTGA
- the r3hdm2 gene encoding R3H domain-containing protein 2 isoform X5: protein MSVSLTPDIQKEGESGPLIEPCGRGKTSPQPQGPKEGTGEGPEPEDSSPQDVQKRASNHSHGRKRAKSNAKLKLVRSLAVCEESSGLFANDGPPESDIIQLHISCPSDKEEEKSSKDEYENEEKEKKDKAPRKMLSRDSSQEYTDSTGIDVHEFLVNTLKNNPRDRMMLLKLEQDILEFINDDNNQYKKFPQMTSYHRMLLHRVAAYFGMDHNVDQTGKAVIINKTGNTRIPEQRFSEHIKDERNMDFQKKFILKRDDASMDKDDNQIRVPLQDGRRSKSIEEREEEYQRVRDRIFAREVSFFLQSSQNGYINDNRLSTEGYCSSSQKRRQIFRGNRDSSSRASSSRQSSTDSDMKCLEPRPWSSTDSDSSNRTLRPPVTKASSFSGISILTRGDSLGSNKGSQGSCKGSRSGLPLVSPDVCPPPVASQSSRSLLPCPTQQPQPQALTQTALLPTPQQHPMGNHIIAQGEELAPQFSQMTLSRQGSSENPEPPPLYQAPPTVLSQHPPPQTSYIMATTGQPMPPPSGYQPATAHPHPPPPPPPPSQTVMQAPPPQGYMQAPPPQQIQVSYYPPGQYPSSGQQYRVAQPISHQVSYPAQRTQPMPQPAQQSGLQTMMPSQQPSYQSMMGVQQPQNPALLNSQRAGIGSQMQSIMVQYPQMPSYQVPVGNESQQVVQQQYQQQVMVPVSQSVQGPMPVYYSVITPTQQNSTSPSVGYLQPASSEQYQITPSPSPCNPQQLQQQYSGVPPPGPGVMVMQLSVPNGPQPSQNPPLVQWNPCKYYSIEPRPSKPGELYKADNTPQASTQLTSPLTSPTQSPTPSPSGSVSSVCPGLGPLPLIPQFPRPGGTAPGDGRYSLLGQPLQYSLCPPQLMHGQSSYNSHQGQGVMKHGARGKKQTLKSASTDLGTTDVVVSRVLEVTDLPEGISRPDAEKLFNQLSLCGAKIQWLKEPHGGRGSCGPAGAAGMASGCIDPAHLYTVVAVFPSTMAAQSASFKLNNSAAGLFKLRAAKKNYDLRVLERASSQ from the exons ATGTCAGTCAGCCTGACACCAGACATCCAAAAGGAGGGAGAGAGTGGGCCACTCATCGAGCCCTGCGGTCGAGGTAAGACCTCTCCTCAGCCGCAGGGCCCCAAGGAAGGCACAGGAGAGGGTCCGGAGCCTGAGGATAGCTCCCCACAGGATGTACAG AAACGGGCTTCTAACCACAGTCATGGCAGGAAAAGGGCCAAG TCTAATGCTAAACTGAAGCTGGTGAGAAGTCTGGCGGTATGTGAGGAATCTTCTGGTCTCTTCGCTAATGATGGCCCTCCAGAATCG GATATCATCCAGCTTCACATCAGCTGTCCGTCAGACAAGGAAGAGGAGAAGTCCTCCAAGGATGAGTATGAAAATgaagagaaggagaagaaggacaAAGCTCCACGGAAGATGTTGTCCCGCG ACTCCAGTCAGGAATACACTGACTCCACGGGTATCGACGTGCACGAGTTTCTGGTCAACACACTGAAAAACAATCCCAG GGATCGAATGATGCTGCTCAAACTAGAACAAGATATCCTGGAGTTCATTAATGACGACAA TAACCAGTACAAGAAGTTTCCTCAGATGACATCATATCACCGCATGCTGCTGCACCGTGTGGCCGCCTACTTTGGAATGGATCACAACGTGGATCAGACGGGCAAGGCGGTCATCATCAACAAGACGGGCAACACGCGCAT CCCCGAGCAAAGGTTCTCGGAACACATCAAGGATGAGCGCAACATGGACTTCCAGAAGAAATTCATTCTTAAGAGAGATGACGCCAGTATGGACAAGGATGATAATCAG ATCCGCGTGCCACTGCAGGACGGCCGGCGTAGCAAATCCATTGAGGAGCGAGAGGAAGAATATCAGCGGGTACGAGACCGGATCTTTGCCCGAGAA GTgtccttttttttacagtcttcTCAGAATGGATACATCAACGACAACAG ACTTTCCACCGAGGGCTACTGCTCTAGCTCTCAAAAGAGGAGGCAGATCTTTAG AGGTAACCGCGATAGCTCCAGCCGGGCGTCCAGCAGTCGTCAGAGCAGCACGGACAGCGACATGAAATGCTTGGAGCCGCGGCCCTGGAGCAGCACCGACTCGGACAGCTCCAACCGCACGCTGCGGCCTCCCGTCACCAAGGCCAGCAGCTTCTCTGGCATCTCCATCCTGACCCGCGGGGACAGCCTCGGCAGCAACAAAGGCTCGCAGGGAAGCTGCAAAGGCTCTCGCTCCG GCCTGCCCCTAGTCAGTCCTGATGTGTGTCCCCCACCTGTAGCCTCCCAGTCCAGCCGTAGCCTGCTCCCCTGCCCAACTCAGCAGCCGCAGCCCCAGGCCCTGACTCAGACCGCCCTCCTGCCGACCCCGCAGCAACACCCCATGGGCAACCACATCATCGCTCAG GGAGAAGAACTGGCACCGCAGTTCAGCCAAATGACGCTAAGCCGCCAGGGCTCCAGCGAGAACCCCGAGCCGCCCCCCTTGTACCAGGCTCCTCCAACTGTCCTATCTCAGCACCCCCCTCCTCAAACCAGCTACATCATGGCGACCACCGGCCAACCCATGCCTCCTCCGTCTGGCTATCAGCCTGCCACGGCACATCCCCACCCTCCGCCTCCCCCGCCTCCTCCGTCTCAGACCGTCATGCAGGCGCCGCCCCCACAAGGCTACATGCAGGCACCTCCTCCCCAGCAG aTACAAGTTTCATATTACCCCCCTGGTCAATATCCCAGTTCAGGCCAGCAGTACCGTGTGGCCCAGCCCATATCCCACCAGGTGTCTTACCCTGCTCAGCGCACGCAGCCCATGCCTCAACCTGCACAGCAGTCAG GTCTGCAGACCATGATGCCCAGCCAGCAGCCCAGCTATCAAAGCATGATGGGGGTGCAGCAGCCGCAAAACCCTGCCCTGCTCAACTCGCAGAGAGCTGGCATCGGAAGTCAAATGCAAAGTATCATGGTGCAGTACCCGCAGATGCCATCCTATCAG GTGCCAGTGGGTAACGAGAGTCAGCAGGTGGTGCAGCAGCAGTACCAGCAGCAGGTGATGGTGCCTGTCAGCCAGTCGGTCCAGGGCCCCATGCCTGTTTACTACAGTGTTATCACGCCCACACAACAGAACAGCACAAG CCCATCAGTAGGCTACCTGCAGCCCGCCAGCTCTGAACAGTATCAAATCACACCATCACCGTCCCCCTGCAACCCACAACAGTTACAGCAGCAATATTCAG GAGTCCCGCCTCCTGGTCCCGGAGTCATGGTAATGCAGCTCAGCGTCCCTAATGGACCACAGCCCTCCCAGAATCCTCCACTGGTCCAGTGGAACCCATGCAAGTACTACAGCATCGAGCCAAGACCCAGCAAGCCGGGAGAGCTCTACAAAGCTGACAACACTCCACAG GCCAGCACCCAACTGACGAGTCCGCTGACCTCTCCAACTCAGTCTCCCACCCCGTCTCCCTCCGGCAGCGTCAGCAGCGTCTGTCCAGGCCTGGGACCATTACCCCTCATTCCCCAGTTTCCACGTCCAGGTGGGACGGCTCCAG GTGACGGACGCTACTCTCTACTGGGACAGCCCCTCCAGTACAGCCTGTGTCCTCCTCAGCTCATGCATGGCCAGTCGTCATACAACTCCCATCAG GGCCAAGGAGTCATGAAACACGGTGCACGAGGGAAGAAGCAAACGCTCAAATCTGCATCCACTGATCTCGGCACAACCGATGTTG TGGTGAGTCGCGTGCTGGAAGTAACGGACCTGCCCGAAGGGATTTCGCGTCCAGACGCCGAAAAGCTCTTCAACCAGCTGTCGCTGTGCGGCGCCAAGATCCAGTGGCTGAAGGAGCCTCATGGAGGCCGGGGGAGCTGCGGACCCGCCGGGGCCGCGGGCATGGCGAGCGGCTGCATTGACCCGGCCCACCTGTACACGGTGGTGGCCGTGTTCCCCAGCACCATGGCCGCACAGAGTGCTTCCTTCAAACTGAACAACAGCGCGGCAGGCCTCTTCAAACTGAGGGCCGCCAAAAAGAACTATGACCTGCGCGTGCTGGAGAGAGCCAGCTCTCAGTGA
- the r3hdm2 gene encoding R3H domain-containing protein 2 isoform X1 — protein MSVSLTPDIQKEGESGPLIEPCGRGKTSPQPQGPKEGTGEGPEPEDSSPQDVQKRASNHSHGRKRAKSNAKLKLVRSLAVCEESSGLFANDGPPESDIIQLHISCPSDKEEEKSSKDEYENEEKEKKDKAPRKMLSRDSSQEYTDSTGIDVHEFLVNTLKNNPRDRMMLLKLEQDILEFINDDNNQYKKFPQMTSYHRMLLHRVAAYFGMDHNVDQTGKAVIINKTGNTRIPEQRFSEHIKDERNMDFQKKFILKRDDASMDKDDNQIRVPLQDGRRSKSIEEREEEYQRVRDRIFAREVSFFLQSSQNGYINDNRLSTEGYCSSSQKRRQIFRGNRDSSSRASSSRQSSTDSDMKCLEPRPWSSTDSDSSNRTLRPPVTKASSFSGISILTRGDSLGSNKGSQGSCKGSRSGLPLVSPDVCPPPVASQSSRSLLPCPTQQPQPQALTQTALLPTPQQHPMGNHIIAQPVASLQPSQPVSYSSPSCPQVLLPVSPPQQYTMGEELAPQFSQMTLSRQGSSENPEPPPLYQAPPTVLSQHPPPQTSYIMATTGQPMPPPSGYQPATAHPHPPPPPPPPSQTVMQAPPPQGYMQAPPPQQIQVSYYPPGQYPSSGQQYRVAQPISHQVSYPAQRTQPMPQPAQQSGLQTMMPSQQPSYQSMMGVQQPQNPALLNSQRAGIGSQMQSIMVQYPQMPSYQVPVGNESQQVVQQQYQQQVMVPVSQSVQGPMPVYYSVITPTQQNSTSPSVGYLQPASSEQYQITPSPSPCNPQQLQQQYSGVPPPGPGVMVMQLSVPNGPQPSQNPPLVQWNPCKYYSIEPRPSKPGELYKADNTPQASTQLTSPLTSPTQSPTPSPSGSVSSVCPGLGPLPLIPQFPRPGGTAPGDGRYSLLGQPLQYSLCPPQLMHGQSSYNSHQGQGVMKHGARGKKQTLKSASTDLGTTDVVVSRVLEVTDLPEGISRPDAEKLFNQLSLCGAKIQWLKEPHGGRGSCGPAGAAGMASGCIDPAHLYTVVAVFPSTMAAQSASFKLNNSAAGLFKLRAAKKNYDLRVLERASSQ, from the exons ATGTCAGTCAGCCTGACACCAGACATCCAAAAGGAGGGAGAGAGTGGGCCACTCATCGAGCCCTGCGGTCGAGGTAAGACCTCTCCTCAGCCGCAGGGCCCCAAGGAAGGCACAGGAGAGGGTCCGGAGCCTGAGGATAGCTCCCCACAGGATGTACAG AAACGGGCTTCTAACCACAGTCATGGCAGGAAAAGGGCCAAG TCTAATGCTAAACTGAAGCTGGTGAGAAGTCTGGCGGTATGTGAGGAATCTTCTGGTCTCTTCGCTAATGATGGCCCTCCAGAATCG GATATCATCCAGCTTCACATCAGCTGTCCGTCAGACAAGGAAGAGGAGAAGTCCTCCAAGGATGAGTATGAAAATgaagagaaggagaagaaggacaAAGCTCCACGGAAGATGTTGTCCCGCG ACTCCAGTCAGGAATACACTGACTCCACGGGTATCGACGTGCACGAGTTTCTGGTCAACACACTGAAAAACAATCCCAG GGATCGAATGATGCTGCTCAAACTAGAACAAGATATCCTGGAGTTCATTAATGACGACAA TAACCAGTACAAGAAGTTTCCTCAGATGACATCATATCACCGCATGCTGCTGCACCGTGTGGCCGCCTACTTTGGAATGGATCACAACGTGGATCAGACGGGCAAGGCGGTCATCATCAACAAGACGGGCAACACGCGCAT CCCCGAGCAAAGGTTCTCGGAACACATCAAGGATGAGCGCAACATGGACTTCCAGAAGAAATTCATTCTTAAGAGAGATGACGCCAGTATGGACAAGGATGATAATCAG ATCCGCGTGCCACTGCAGGACGGCCGGCGTAGCAAATCCATTGAGGAGCGAGAGGAAGAATATCAGCGGGTACGAGACCGGATCTTTGCCCGAGAA GTgtccttttttttacagtcttcTCAGAATGGATACATCAACGACAACAG ACTTTCCACCGAGGGCTACTGCTCTAGCTCTCAAAAGAGGAGGCAGATCTTTAG AGGTAACCGCGATAGCTCCAGCCGGGCGTCCAGCAGTCGTCAGAGCAGCACGGACAGCGACATGAAATGCTTGGAGCCGCGGCCCTGGAGCAGCACCGACTCGGACAGCTCCAACCGCACGCTGCGGCCTCCCGTCACCAAGGCCAGCAGCTTCTCTGGCATCTCCATCCTGACCCGCGGGGACAGCCTCGGCAGCAACAAAGGCTCGCAGGGAAGCTGCAAAGGCTCTCGCTCCG GCCTGCCCCTAGTCAGTCCTGATGTGTGTCCCCCACCTGTAGCCTCCCAGTCCAGCCGTAGCCTGCTCCCCTGCCCAACTCAGCAGCCGCAGCCCCAGGCCCTGACTCAGACCGCCCTCCTGCCGACCCCGCAGCAACACCCCATGGGCAACCACATCATCGCTCAG CCCGTAGCATCTCTGCAGCCCTCTCAGCCTGTCTCCTACTCCAGCCCCTCCTGCCCCCAGGTTCTCCTGCCAGTTTCTCCTCCCCAGCAGTACACAATG GGAGAAGAACTGGCACCGCAGTTCAGCCAAATGACGCTAAGCCGCCAGGGCTCCAGCGAGAACCCCGAGCCGCCCCCCTTGTACCAGGCTCCTCCAACTGTCCTATCTCAGCACCCCCCTCCTCAAACCAGCTACATCATGGCGACCACCGGCCAACCCATGCCTCCTCCGTCTGGCTATCAGCCTGCCACGGCACATCCCCACCCTCCGCCTCCCCCGCCTCCTCCGTCTCAGACCGTCATGCAGGCGCCGCCCCCACAAGGCTACATGCAGGCACCTCCTCCCCAGCAG aTACAAGTTTCATATTACCCCCCTGGTCAATATCCCAGTTCAGGCCAGCAGTACCGTGTGGCCCAGCCCATATCCCACCAGGTGTCTTACCCTGCTCAGCGCACGCAGCCCATGCCTCAACCTGCACAGCAGTCAG GTCTGCAGACCATGATGCCCAGCCAGCAGCCCAGCTATCAAAGCATGATGGGGGTGCAGCAGCCGCAAAACCCTGCCCTGCTCAACTCGCAGAGAGCTGGCATCGGAAGTCAAATGCAAAGTATCATGGTGCAGTACCCGCAGATGCCATCCTATCAG GTGCCAGTGGGTAACGAGAGTCAGCAGGTGGTGCAGCAGCAGTACCAGCAGCAGGTGATGGTGCCTGTCAGCCAGTCGGTCCAGGGCCCCATGCCTGTTTACTACAGTGTTATCACGCCCACACAACAGAACAGCACAAG CCCATCAGTAGGCTACCTGCAGCCCGCCAGCTCTGAACAGTATCAAATCACACCATCACCGTCCCCCTGCAACCCACAACAGTTACAGCAGCAATATTCAG GAGTCCCGCCTCCTGGTCCCGGAGTCATGGTAATGCAGCTCAGCGTCCCTAATGGACCACAGCCCTCCCAGAATCCTCCACTGGTCCAGTGGAACCCATGCAAGTACTACAGCATCGAGCCAAGACCCAGCAAGCCGGGAGAGCTCTACAAAGCTGACAACACTCCACAG GCCAGCACCCAACTGACGAGTCCGCTGACCTCTCCAACTCAGTCTCCCACCCCGTCTCCCTCCGGCAGCGTCAGCAGCGTCTGTCCAGGCCTGGGACCATTACCCCTCATTCCCCAGTTTCCACGTCCAGGTGGGACGGCTCCAG GTGACGGACGCTACTCTCTACTGGGACAGCCCCTCCAGTACAGCCTGTGTCCTCCTCAGCTCATGCATGGCCAGTCGTCATACAACTCCCATCAG GGCCAAGGAGTCATGAAACACGGTGCACGAGGGAAGAAGCAAACGCTCAAATCTGCATCCACTGATCTCGGCACAACCGATGTTG TGGTGAGTCGCGTGCTGGAAGTAACGGACCTGCCCGAAGGGATTTCGCGTCCAGACGCCGAAAAGCTCTTCAACCAGCTGTCGCTGTGCGGCGCCAAGATCCAGTGGCTGAAGGAGCCTCATGGAGGCCGGGGGAGCTGCGGACCCGCCGGGGCCGCGGGCATGGCGAGCGGCTGCATTGACCCGGCCCACCTGTACACGGTGGTGGCCGTGTTCCCCAGCACCATGGCCGCACAGAGTGCTTCCTTCAAACTGAACAACAGCGCGGCAGGCCTCTTCAAACTGAGGGCCGCCAAAAAGAACTATGACCTGCGCGTGCTGGAGAGAGCCAGCTCTCAGTGA